The proteins below come from a single uncultured Carboxylicivirga sp. genomic window:
- a CDS encoding TAT-variant-translocated molybdopterin oxidoreductase, whose translation MKQYWKSIEELIPGNEVDQNKKTSFLLNDEKGSSTNSRRDFLKHFGFSIASAAVLAGCERPVKKAIPLLIQPEEIKPGTANYYASCFYDGAEVVPILVKVRDGRPIKIEGNDMCKLTGGSASARVQASLLNLYDESRPAYPVHNGEKITWEQVDSDMKKILEEWNTEKEFVLLTPTIISPSTKKLLNDFKSKYPFVVHEIFDAYSYSALREAYALNYGEAIIPSYRFDAAKLVVGFNADFLGTWLQPVAFGKQYASARKLTDGQREMMRHVQFESTMTLTGSNADERFPIPASDEAYYIAALFSILAKKAGIDAPLIKGPAHINSIAEELWKVKGEALVVSGSNRTDVQSMICRINHMLQSEGNTIRLDYPIELFQGSDKRFEALLSRIEADKVGALMLWDVNPLYHAPLEEQTKSSFEKVNLKIAVHSQKTESVDGFDYILPAPHFLECWEDAELVPGLYTLTQPAIRPLFNTRQAQDSLMRWANFDGKFYDFIKLNWKENIYSMSLSKGKQFETFWKTSLRDGLVFDEAKTTTTYTFIENDNSFISKYANQSSGNDLELVLYQNVPIGDGTLANNPWLQELPDPVSRVCWDNYVAVSPAYAALRGWSQGDVVAVNGIELPVLIQPGQARNTLAVALGYGRWNAGKVATNVGKDVYPFVKMQDGNRSYFLSKVEAVATGATYELAATQSHHSMEGRALVRETTIAEYLKNPASGNELHEKVEKLHTSLYHEHEYKGHHWGMVIDLNSCIGCNACVVACSAENNVPVVGRNEVRRSHEMHWIRLDRYYSGDSENPEVVRQPVMCQHCDNAPCENVCPVAATNHSSEGINQMAYNRCIGTRYCNNNCPYKVRRFNWYDYTGADTIPNNRVDPAGMTLDLKRMVLNPDVTVRAKGVIEKCSMCIQRIQERKLTAKRDGRMLEDGEIKTACQQTCPADAITFGDMNDPNSKVSKLLKDARQYGLLEELHTLPSVVYLSKVRNKDKTLS comes from the coding sequence ATGAAGCAATACTGGAAAAGCATTGAAGAGTTGATACCCGGGAATGAGGTTGATCAGAATAAGAAAACTTCTTTTTTATTAAATGATGAGAAAGGATCATCAACGAATTCTCGACGCGATTTTCTCAAACATTTCGGATTTAGTATCGCTTCGGCTGCTGTTTTGGCCGGATGTGAACGTCCTGTTAAAAAAGCAATACCTTTATTGATTCAACCCGAAGAAATAAAGCCTGGCACAGCTAATTATTATGCCTCCTGTTTCTACGATGGTGCCGAAGTTGTTCCAATTTTGGTTAAGGTACGCGATGGTCGTCCTATAAAAATTGAAGGGAATGATATGTGCAAGCTAACTGGTGGATCGGCATCTGCAAGAGTACAGGCTTCGTTATTAAATTTATATGATGAATCACGACCCGCTTATCCCGTCCATAATGGTGAAAAGATTACATGGGAGCAGGTGGATTCTGATATGAAAAAGATATTAGAGGAATGGAATACTGAAAAGGAATTTGTATTACTTACTCCTACAATTATAAGTCCCTCAACTAAAAAACTATTAAACGATTTCAAATCGAAATATCCGTTTGTTGTACACGAAATTTTTGATGCCTATTCCTATTCAGCACTTCGCGAAGCATATGCTCTTAATTACGGAGAGGCTATTATTCCCTCCTATCGATTTGATGCCGCAAAACTAGTTGTTGGATTTAATGCTGACTTTTTAGGAACTTGGTTACAACCAGTTGCTTTTGGAAAACAATATGCATCTGCACGAAAGCTTACAGATGGACAACGAGAGATGATGCGCCACGTTCAGTTCGAATCAACAATGACATTAACAGGTTCTAATGCCGACGAACGTTTTCCTATTCCAGCAAGTGATGAAGCTTATTATATTGCTGCATTATTCTCAATTTTAGCTAAGAAAGCCGGAATTGATGCCCCATTAATTAAAGGCCCGGCTCACATTAACAGCATTGCTGAAGAACTTTGGAAAGTGAAAGGGGAAGCATTAGTTGTTTCAGGAAGCAATCGCACTGATGTTCAGTCTATGATTTGTAGAATTAATCATATGTTGCAAAGTGAGGGTAATACCATTCGATTGGATTATCCGATTGAATTATTTCAGGGGAGTGATAAAAGATTTGAAGCTCTTCTTAGTAGAATAGAAGCTGATAAAGTTGGTGCTTTAATGCTGTGGGATGTAAATCCATTATATCATGCTCCATTAGAAGAACAGACAAAATCATCATTTGAAAAGGTTAATTTGAAGATTGCAGTTCATTCTCAAAAAACTGAATCAGTTGATGGATTTGATTACATTTTACCGGCACCTCATTTTTTAGAGTGTTGGGAAGATGCCGAATTAGTCCCTGGACTCTATACTCTTACTCAACCAGCGATTAGGCCATTATTTAATACCCGACAAGCTCAAGATAGTTTAATGAGATGGGCCAACTTCGACGGTAAATTTTATGATTTTATCAAACTCAATTGGAAAGAAAATATTTATTCAATGAGCTTATCGAAAGGTAAGCAGTTTGAAACATTTTGGAAGACTTCTCTAAGAGATGGATTAGTGTTTGATGAAGCAAAAACAACTACAACCTACACGTTTATTGAAAATGATAATAGTTTTATTTCAAAATATGCTAACCAGTCATCTGGAAACGATTTAGAATTGGTGCTTTATCAAAATGTACCGATAGGTGATGGCACTTTGGCTAATAATCCATGGCTTCAGGAATTACCCGACCCAGTGAGTAGAGTTTGTTGGGATAATTATGTGGCAGTTTCTCCTGCTTATGCGGCTTTGCGAGGTTGGAGTCAGGGTGATGTGGTTGCAGTTAATGGAATTGAACTTCCAGTACTTATTCAACCGGGCCAGGCTAGAAATACTTTAGCAGTAGCTTTAGGTTATGGTCGTTGGAATGCCGGTAAGGTTGCAACAAATGTAGGTAAAGATGTTTATCCTTTTGTTAAAATGCAAGATGGTAATCGTAGTTATTTTCTCAGCAAAGTAGAAGCCGTTGCAACAGGTGCTACTTATGAATTAGCAGCAACTCAGTCTCATCATTCGATGGAAGGTAGGGCTCTGGTTAGAGAAACTACAATAGCTGAATATCTTAAAAATCCTGCATCTGGTAATGAATTGCATGAAAAAGTTGAAAAGCTGCATACCTCGCTTTATCATGAGCATGAATACAAGGGGCATCATTGGGGAATGGTTATCGATTTAAATTCATGTATTGGATGTAATGCATGTGTGGTAGCTTGTTCGGCAGAAAATAATGTTCCAGTTGTTGGACGAAATGAAGTACGACGATCACATGAAATGCACTGGATACGATTAGATCGCTATTATTCTGGTGATTCTGAAAATCCGGAGGTAGTTCGTCAACCAGTAATGTGTCAACATTGCGATAATGCTCCATGTGAAAATGTTTGTCCGGTGGCAGCAACTAACCATAGTTCAGAGGGTATCAATCAAATGGCCTATAACCGTTGTATCGGAACACGTTATTGCAATAATAACTGTCCATATAAAGTGCGTCGTTTTAATTGGTACGATTATACGGGGGCTGATACAATTCCTAATAATCGTGTTGATCCTGCAGGAATGACATTGGATTTAAAACGTATGGTACTCAATCCTGATGTTACTGTTAGGGCAAAAGGAGTTATTGAAAAGTGTTCCATGTGTATTCAGCGTATTCAGGAGAGGAAACTGACTGCCAAACGAGATGGACGAATGCTTGAAGATGGAGAAATTAAGACTGCCTGTCAGCAAACATGCCCTGCTGATGCAATCACGTTTGGAGATATGAATGATCCAAATAGTAAAGTATCGAAATTACTTAAAGATGCGCGTCAGTATGGATTGCTTGAAGAATTACACACCTTGCCATCAGTGGTGTATTTGAGTAAAGTTAGAAACAAAGATAAAACCCTAAGCTAA
- a CDS encoding cytochrome c3 family protein, with amino-acid sequence MVKTLSKPRLFRKISVKFFLLIFFSHTFLSIQAKENTSVQSTPTPDIQVGERLFYGLIPIGEDAKACASCHTFYSADTINWNPSVIEMAIVAAEMDLASFKSNLLAPSGAMREKVHVNFELSDEQLFNLHGYLSELAQNGVPEESVSINTILIFLIFGLLMALALIDLIFTKKIKFKLLHILIIIAGLAYQGKVVSDTLIGFGRSENYRPDQPIKFSHKVHAQDNQIDCNYCHYNAQHGKSAGIPSAGLCMNCHMVVRNGSHSGQFEIAKVVDAFENNKDIEWIRIHNLPDHVYFNHSQHVNVGKLECAECHGVVEEMHILKQENDLSMGWCLDCHKKTNVDFFENDYYKAFEAFHKDVEMGVLDSIKAADVGANDCMNCHH; translated from the coding sequence ATGGTTAAAACTTTATCCAAACCCCGTTTATTCAGGAAGATTTCAGTAAAGTTTTTCTTACTTATTTTTTTTAGTCATACATTTTTAAGCATTCAGGCAAAAGAGAATACTAGTGTGCAAAGTACCCCAACGCCCGATATACAAGTTGGAGAGAGGTTATTTTATGGACTTATTCCTATTGGTGAAGATGCGAAAGCTTGTGCATCGTGTCATACATTCTATTCTGCCGACACAATTAATTGGAATCCATCAGTTATAGAAATGGCTATTGTCGCAGCTGAAATGGACTTGGCCTCTTTTAAAAGTAATTTATTAGCACCATCGGGTGCAATGAGAGAAAAAGTGCATGTGAATTTTGAATTGAGCGATGAGCAACTTTTTAATCTTCATGGCTACCTATCTGAACTAGCACAAAATGGAGTTCCAGAAGAAAGTGTATCGATTAATACAATTCTTATATTTCTAATTTTCGGTTTGTTAATGGCTTTGGCTTTAATTGATTTGATTTTTACCAAAAAGATAAAATTTAAGCTACTACATATTCTGATTATAATAGCTGGTTTGGCTTATCAAGGTAAGGTTGTATCTGATACATTGATAGGTTTTGGTAGAAGTGAGAATTATCGTCCCGATCAACCTATTAAATTTTCTCATAAAGTGCATGCTCAGGATAATCAGATTGATTGCAATTATTGTCATTACAATGCTCAACATGGAAAGTCAGCTGGAATACCAAGTGCAGGTTTGTGTATGAACTGTCATATGGTTGTTCGAAATGGTAGCCACTCTGGACAATTTGAGATTGCAAAAGTCGTTGATGCATTTGAAAATAATAAAGATATTGAATGGATTCGCATACATAATCTTCCCGATCATGTATATTTTAATCATTCGCAACATGTTAATGTTGGTAAGCTGGAATGTGCTGAATGTCATGGTGTAGTTGAAGAGATGCATATATTAAAGCAAGAGAATGATCTTTCGATGGGATGGTGTCTTGATTGTCATAAAAAGACGAATGTAGACTTCTTCGAAAATGATTATTACAAAGCCTTTGAAGCCTTTCATAAAGACGTTGAAATGGGTGTGTTAGACTCAATTAAAGCTGCTGATGTAGGTGCTAATGATTGTATGAACTGCCATCATTAA
- a CDS encoding AI-2E family transporter, translating to MTDRVKYIVWLLIASGTIILLWYFRAIVSFILVSVVISLVIRPVFDMIKRIKIRKWQISNAISALLTVLVLWVFVFLFFRLSVPFIIKEIHFLSNVDIDVVFNKAEKLLANILEPLNHSDFGKSGIGLIENQIKETAITFFDFTQLRNLFTGVVGFLGGLFVFIFSVSFITFFFLKDEWLIISGLLLFFPAHYESALKHILASIKTLLRRYFIGVIIQIVLISIFVTLGFLIVGIEFQHAIIIGLFSGLINVIPYLGPLIGAFFGYLVGLIVYVQLGTPPDFLNYIIGIFLVYLIVQLLDNIVFQPFIFSSSVRAHPLEIFLIILMAGYIAGIPGMFLAIPVYTIIRVVAKEFFYNYKLVKRLTEHLKE from the coding sequence ATGACAGATAGAGTAAAGTATATTGTTTGGTTATTAATTGCCAGTGGTACTATTATTTTACTTTGGTATTTTAGGGCAATCGTGTCCTTTATTCTTGTATCTGTTGTTATTTCATTGGTAATTCGTCCGGTTTTCGACATGATTAAGCGCATAAAAATTCGCAAATGGCAAATATCAAATGCCATTAGTGCGCTGTTAACGGTTCTTGTATTATGGGTTTTTGTATTTCTGTTCTTTCGACTTTCAGTTCCGTTCATTATAAAAGAAATACATTTTCTTTCCAATGTGGATATTGATGTTGTATTCAATAAAGCAGAAAAATTATTGGCTAACATTCTTGAACCATTAAATCATTCTGACTTTGGGAAAAGTGGCATTGGATTGATTGAAAATCAGATTAAAGAAACAGCAATTACATTTTTTGATTTTACTCAGTTAAGAAACCTTTTTACCGGAGTAGTTGGTTTTTTAGGTGGATTATTTGTATTTATTTTTAGTGTTTCGTTTATAACTTTCTTTTTTTTGAAAGACGAATGGTTGATAATTAGTGGTCTTCTGTTGTTTTTTCCTGCGCATTACGAGTCGGCTTTAAAACACATTCTGGCATCAATAAAAACTTTGTTACGGCGATATTTTATTGGAGTCATTATACAAATTGTATTAATATCCATTTTTGTAACTCTTGGTTTTTTAATTGTAGGTATTGAATTTCAGCATGCTATAATTATAGGATTATTCTCGGGTTTAATTAATGTTATACCTTATTTAGGTCCATTAATAGGTGCTTTTTTTGGCTATTTAGTTGGATTGATAGTCTATGTACAATTAGGTACTCCACCCGATTTTTTAAATTATATTATTGGAATTTTTCTGGTTTATTTAATTGTTCAGTTACTAGATAATATCGTTTTTCAGCCTTTTATATTTTCTTCCAGCGTTAGAGCTCATCCTCTTGAAATATTTCTAATCATCCTAATGGCTGGTTATATAGCAGGTATACCTGGTATGTTTTTGGCAATTCCTGTTTACACTATCATTCGAGTTGTAGCTAAAGAGTTCTTTTACAATTATAAACTTGTAAAAAGGCTAACCGAACATCTTAAGGAATAA
- a CDS encoding ADP-ribosylglycohydrolase family protein, which produces MRGSIIGDIIGSAFIESPQRTTDFQLLKPFSAYTTDTVLTVAIADAIISNSTFDRSLRQWVHKYPKAGYLKNFFDWAISDKPNQQYNSTGDGAARRVSPIGFAAKSLEEAMLWAKEATIITHTLESKVKAAQAMTGAIYLAKNGNKKEDIRSFLETEIGYQLPLNLDKEEVNGVMQQYNSPAPAALLAFLDSNSFEDAIRKAIWIGGPTNTIASITGGLAQAYYKHIPKALIRKTLSRIDPNMENTVQKFESLFCNEVLHTNADIKFNFH; this is translated from the coding sequence ATGAGAGGATCAATTATCGGAGACATTATCGGATCGGCTTTTATTGAGTCGCCGCAAAGAACTACAGATTTTCAACTTTTAAAGCCATTTTCAGCTTACACAACGGATACCGTTTTAACAGTGGCTATTGCTGACGCTATTATCTCTAATAGCACCTTTGACAGAAGTTTGCGTCAATGGGTGCACAAATACCCGAAAGCTGGTTACCTAAAAAACTTTTTTGACTGGGCCATTTCTGATAAACCTAATCAACAGTACAACAGTACCGGAGATGGTGCTGCTCGAAGAGTATCGCCTATAGGATTTGCAGCTAAAAGCCTAGAAGAAGCAATGCTTTGGGCGAAAGAGGCTACTATTATTACACATACGTTAGAATCAAAAGTAAAGGCTGCTCAAGCGATGACTGGTGCAATCTATTTAGCAAAGAACGGAAACAAGAAGGAGGATATTCGCAGTTTTTTAGAAACAGAAATTGGCTATCAACTACCACTAAACCTAGATAAAGAAGAAGTTAATGGAGTTATGCAACAATATAATTCTCCTGCCCCCGCTGCCTTATTAGCCTTTTTAGACTCAAACAGTTTTGAAGATGCAATACGAAAAGCCATCTGGATTGGTGGTCCTACTAATACTATAGCTTCAATTACAGGAGGATTGGCTCAGGCATATTATAAACACATTCCCAAAGCTTTAATACGAAAGACTTTATCAAGAATTGATCCTAACATGGAAAATACGGTTCAAAAATTTGAGAGTCTCTTTTGCAACGAAGTTCTTCATACAAATGCAGATATAAAGTTTAACTTCCATTAA
- the lon gene encoding endopeptidase La: MNKNKTKQNSIYFSDVFESDAEFIPIVAEGDEKSVNELEVPDTLPILPLRNTVLFPGVIIPISLGRAKSLQLIKDVQRNKGFFGAVAQRDVKVDDPQQADLYEVGTMAKVIKILEMPDDSTSVIIQGKKRFRLDEITTDEPYHMAKVTGLEDELPNDTTKSEFEAVVSSIKDLSLRVIKASSHIPPEASFAIKNIESDGFLINFVGSNSEMSVEEKQKILEFESLLDRGMSLLEHLAREVQMQELKNDIQSKVKQDIDQQQREYLLQQQIKTIQDELGSSPIEQEVRDLREKAEKKKWSKEVADLFDKEIDKLQRLNPAAGEYSVQYNYLQTLIDIPWNEYTKDNYDLKRADKFLNRDHYGLDNVKERILEHLAVLKLKGELKSPIICLYGPPGVGKTSLGKSVADAIGRKYVRMSLGGVHDEAEIRGHRKTYIGAMPGRIIQNIKKAGSANPVFILDEIDKISNSFHGDPASALLEVLDPEQNEHFHDNFLEVDFDLSNVMFIATANTIGNIAQPLLDRMELIDVSGYILDEKVEIARRHLLPHQMENHGIDKGKLSINKNVLGYIVESYTRESGVRELNKVLAKLCRKLALKIAKDEEIKKNLVIKDVAEYLGIPRFSKDKWQDNSTAGVVTGLAWTAVGGEILFVESSISKGKGKLTLTGNLGDVMKESAVLALEYLRANASMLGLKTETFDDWNVHVHVPEGAIPKDGPSAGVTMVTSLASSFTQRKVRARLAMTGEITLRGKVLPVGGIKEKILAAKRAGITDIMLSQDNKKDIDEINDMYLEGLTFHFVKEISEVLDFALLDEKVKKPLEI, from the coding sequence ATGAATAAAAATAAAACAAAGCAAAATAGTATTTACTTTTCAGATGTGTTTGAATCTGATGCTGAGTTTATTCCGATTGTTGCAGAGGGTGATGAGAAGAGTGTAAATGAGCTTGAAGTGCCTGACACTTTGCCTATTTTACCACTTCGAAATACAGTGTTGTTTCCAGGAGTTATCATTCCAATATCGTTAGGGCGTGCCAAATCGTTGCAATTAATCAAAGATGTGCAACGGAATAAAGGTTTTTTTGGTGCTGTTGCTCAGCGTGATGTTAAAGTGGATGATCCTCAACAAGCTGATTTGTATGAGGTGGGAACCATGGCCAAGGTAATCAAGATTCTTGAAATGCCTGATGATTCTACTTCCGTAATTATTCAAGGGAAAAAACGGTTTCGTCTTGATGAAATAACAACTGATGAGCCTTATCATATGGCCAAAGTGACAGGTTTGGAAGATGAATTACCAAATGATACTACTAAGAGTGAATTCGAAGCAGTTGTTAGTTCAATTAAAGATTTATCATTACGTGTTATTAAGGCATCATCTCATATTCCACCAGAGGCATCATTTGCTATTAAAAATATCGAAAGTGATGGTTTCCTGATCAACTTTGTTGGATCTAATTCTGAAATGTCAGTTGAAGAAAAACAAAAGATACTTGAGTTCGAAAGTTTGTTGGATCGTGGAATGTCCCTCCTAGAGCATTTGGCACGCGAAGTACAAATGCAAGAACTGAAAAATGATATTCAGAGTAAAGTTAAACAGGATATTGATCAGCAACAACGTGAATATCTTCTTCAACAACAGATTAAAACCATTCAGGATGAATTAGGTTCTAGTCCTATTGAACAGGAAGTTCGTGATTTAAGAGAAAAAGCGGAGAAGAAAAAGTGGAGTAAAGAAGTTGCAGATCTTTTTGATAAAGAGATAGACAAGTTACAGCGTTTAAATCCTGCAGCTGGAGAATATTCGGTACAATATAATTACCTGCAAACCTTAATTGATATTCCTTGGAATGAATATACTAAGGATAATTACGATTTAAAAAGAGCAGATAAATTTCTGAACCGTGATCATTATGGTTTAGATAATGTTAAAGAACGAATTCTTGAACATCTGGCTGTTTTAAAACTGAAAGGTGAATTAAAATCCCCAATTATTTGTTTATATGGACCTCCGGGAGTTGGTAAAACTTCGTTGGGAAAATCGGTAGCCGATGCGATTGGACGTAAGTATGTGCGTATGTCATTAGGAGGTGTGCATGATGAAGCCGAAATTCGTGGCCATCGAAAAACATATATTGGTGCTATGCCAGGGCGAATCATACAGAATATTAAAAAAGCTGGTTCGGCAAACCCTGTTTTTATCCTTGATGAAATAGATAAAATTAGTAATAGTTTTCACGGTGATCCAGCCTCGGCTCTGCTAGAAGTGTTGGACCCTGAGCAAAACGAGCATTTTCATGATAACTTCTTAGAAGTTGATTTTGATTTATCCAATGTAATGTTTATTGCTACAGCTAATACTATTGGTAACATTGCTCAGCCTTTGCTTGACCGTATGGAACTGATTGATGTTAGTGGATATATACTTGATGAAAAAGTGGAGATTGCGCGTCGTCACCTTTTGCCACATCAAATGGAGAATCACGGTATTGATAAAGGAAAATTATCGATCAATAAGAATGTCTTAGGTTATATTGTAGAATCATATACTCGTGAATCCGGAGTTCGTGAATTAAATAAAGTTCTAGCTAAATTATGCCGTAAGTTAGCTTTGAAGATTGCCAAGGACGAAGAAATTAAGAAAAACTTAGTTATTAAGGATGTAGCTGAATATCTTGGAATTCCTCGTTTTTCAAAAGATAAATGGCAAGATAATTCAACAGCAGGTGTGGTTACTGGTTTGGCCTGGACTGCAGTTGGTGGTGAAATACTTTTTGTTGAAAGTAGTATCAGTAAAGGAAAAGGTAAACTTACTCTTACAGGTAACTTGGGTGATGTAATGAAAGAGTCAGCAGTTTTAGCTCTTGAATATTTACGAGCTAATGCTTCAATGCTTGGATTGAAGACTGAAACCTTTGATGACTGGAATGTGCATGTTCATGTGCCCGAAGGTGCTATTCCTAAAGATGGACCGTCTGCAGGTGTTACAATGGTTACTTCTTTGGCATCTAGTTTTACGCAACGTAAGGTCAGAGCGCGTTTGGCAATGACTGGAGAGATTACCTTGAGAGGTAAGGTTCTTCCTGTTGGAGGCATTAAAGAAAAGATTTTGGCCGCTAAGCGTGCAGGTATAACTGATATTATGCTATCGCAGGATAATAAAAAAGATATTGACGAAATCAATGATATGTACCTCGAAGGATTAACTTTCCACTTTGTGAAGGAAATATCAGAGGTTTTGGATTTTGCCTTACTTGATGAAAAGGTTAAAAAGCCATTAGAGATTTAA
- a CDS encoding type B 50S ribosomal protein L31, whose product MKQGIHPDNYRLVAFTDMSNGETFITRSTVATKDTVEIDGNEYPQVKLEISNTSHPFYTGKMKLVDTAGRVDKFMSRYQKHFDKRK is encoded by the coding sequence ATGAAACAAGGAATTCATCCGGATAATTACAGATTGGTAGCTTTTACCGATATGTCAAACGGGGAAACATTCATTACTCGTTCTACTGTTGCAACAAAAGACACTGTTGAAATCGACGGGAATGAATATCCTCAGGTGAAGTTGGAAATTTCTAACACATCTCACCCATTTTACACAGGTAAAATGAAATTAGTAGATACAGCAGGACGTGTTGATAAGTTTATGAGCCGTTATCAAAAACATTTCGACAAGCGTAAGTAA
- a CDS encoding GNAT family N-acetyltransferase, whose amino-acid sequence MKIFEVKDSVSEKQFLDVVDSIYRNDDAYVRPLDVMIKEIFDPLQNVFFTHGSATRFILKDGKRVIGRVAAFINDKKAYGYEQPTGGMGFFECIDDEEAAFILFDTAKDWLEKRGMKAMDGPINFGENDNFWGLLVEGFTQPGFGMQYNPPYYQKFYEKYGFANYFEQITNHLDLTVPFPERFWKIADWVVKRDGFNFRHFNWNAADKYYNDFETIYNDAWRFHENFKPIEREVLKNTIEKAKSFMMQDLIWFAYHKDTPIGFIVLFPDINQIIKGFKGKMNTINKLKFIWGKLTKQMTRARVVILGVVPKFQRSGIESGLFWHLNEVMKKNPHFKELELSWVGDFNPKMRVLQESMGAAFGKKHVTYRCLFNGQKISKERASQIPVDTKYGDEVKKDL is encoded by the coding sequence ATGAAGATATTTGAGGTTAAAGATTCAGTTTCGGAAAAGCAGTTTTTAGATGTTGTTGATTCTATATATCGCAACGATGATGCGTATGTGCGTCCGTTGGATGTAATGATCAAAGAGATTTTTGACCCGTTACAAAATGTTTTCTTTACGCATGGTTCTGCTACCCGTTTTATATTAAAAGATGGTAAGCGGGTTATAGGTCGTGTTGCTGCTTTTATCAATGATAAAAAAGCATATGGTTATGAACAGCCAACGGGAGGGATGGGTTTTTTTGAATGTATAGACGATGAGGAGGCTGCTTTTATTTTATTTGATACTGCTAAAGATTGGCTCGAAAAACGAGGAATGAAGGCCATGGATGGACCAATTAACTTTGGGGAGAATGATAATTTCTGGGGTTTATTGGTTGAAGGGTTTACTCAACCCGGTTTTGGTATGCAGTACAATCCTCCATATTATCAGAAGTTTTACGAAAAATATGGTTTTGCAAATTACTTTGAGCAAATAACCAATCATCTTGATTTAACGGTGCCTTTTCCTGAGCGATTTTGGAAGATTGCTGATTGGGTAGTCAAAAGAGATGGATTTAATTTTAGACATTTTAACTGGAATGCGGCTGACAAATATTACAATGATTTTGAGACAATTTATAACGATGCGTGGAGATTTCATGAGAACTTTAAACCGATTGAGCGTGAAGTATTAAAAAATACTATCGAGAAGGCTAAATCTTTTATGATGCAAGATCTGATCTGGTTTGCCTATCATAAAGATACTCCTATCGGTTTTATTGTTCTTTTTCCTGATATCAACCAGATAATAAAAGGGTTTAAAGGAAAAATGAATACCATCAATAAATTAAAATTTATTTGGGGTAAACTAACTAAACAAATGACACGAGCCAGAGTTGTTATTTTGGGTGTTGTACCTAAATTTCAACGTTCAGGTATCGAATCGGGTTTGTTCTGGCATTTAAACGAAGTGATGAAGAAAAATCCGCATTTTAAAGAATTGGAATTATCTTGGGTTGGTGATTTTAATCCTAAGATGAGGGTTTTACAAGAATCAATGGGGGCGGCATTTGGAAAAAAACATGTCACCTATCGTTGTCTCTTTAATGGCCAGAAAATAAGCAAAGAAAGGGCTTCGCAGATACCTGTAGACACAAAGTATGGAGACGAAGTGAAAAAAGATTTGTAA